From Aliarcobacter butzleri, the proteins below share one genomic window:
- a CDS encoding 3'-5' exonuclease has product MKSLKKKYILKPKTIFLDILKRLLKEPIAYDEFLNLLEISADRFYDNSNLEFELLLINGLPLDIKDDFVFLKTTQTLISEQTFCFVDIETNGGTPKKGFQIIELGAVKYKNGEVLDSFNSLVFAKEIPPYIQEVTKITPAMLETAPRIEKVLKDFKEFLGDDVFIAHDIKFDYNFISDSFEKYSLGKLLNRKLCTIDLAKRTIKSEKYGLSSLKELLNIDIENHHRAYYDALTTQIVFEKCLKNIDTNKIKTVEDLINFSKSDSIIKNEIKR; this is encoded by the coding sequence ATGAAATCTCTTAAAAAAAAATATATACTAAAACCAAAAACTATTTTTTTAGATATTTTAAAAAGATTATTAAAAGAACCAATAGCTTATGATGAATTTTTAAATCTTCTTGAAATTTCAGCTGATAGATTTTATGATAATAGTAATTTGGAGTTTGAACTTTTACTAATAAATGGTTTACCTCTTGATATAAAAGATGATTTTGTATTTTTAAAAACCACACAAACTTTAATTTCTGAACAAACTTTTTGTTTTGTTGATATAGAAACAAATGGTGGTACTCCAAAAAAAGGTTTTCAAATTATAGAATTGGGAGCTGTGAAATACAAAAATGGTGAAGTTTTAGATAGCTTTAACTCTTTAGTTTTTGCAAAAGAGATTCCTCCATATATTCAAGAAGTTACAAAAATAACTCCTGCTATGTTAGAAACAGCTCCTAGAATAGAAAAAGTTTTAAAAGATTTCAAAGAGTTTTTAGGTGATGATGTTTTTATAGCACATGATATAAAGTTTGATTACAACTTTATTTCAGACTCTTTTGAAAAATATAGTTTAGGAAAACTTTTAAATAGAAAACTTTGTACAATTGATTTAGCTAAAAGAACTATAAAATCAGAAAAATATGGATTGAGTTCTTTAAAAGAACTTTTAAATATCGATATAGAAAACCATCATAGAGCATATTATGATGCATTAACAACGCAAATAGTTTTTGAAAAATGTTTAAAAAATATAGATACAAATAAAATAAAAACAGTAGAAGATTTAATAAATTTTTCTAAAAGTGATAGTATTATAAAAAATGAGATTAAAAGATAG
- a CDS encoding 2-oxoglutarate ferredoxin oxidoreductase subunit beta, translated as MAFNYDEYLRTDKMPTLWCWGCGDGVILKAVIRAIEKMGWNMDDVCVVSGIGCSGRFSSYINCNTVHTTHGRTLAYATGIKLANPDKKVIVVGGDGDGLAIGGNHTIHASRRNIDLTYIIINNFIYGLTNSQTSPTTPQGMWTVTMSRGNIDPTFDACKLVEAAGASFVARETMIDPKRLERSLVKAFEHKGFSFVEVFSNCHINLGRKNKMATAMANLEWIDEISISKTKFDMLDESEKIGKFPTGVLKHDENALEYCEAYEKVKEAHKNKTMVEL; from the coding sequence ATGGCTTTTAACTATGATGAATATTTAAGAACTGATAAAATGCCAACTTTATGGTGTTGGGGTTGTGGAGACGGAGTTATTTTAAAAGCTGTAATTAGGGCTATTGAAAAAATGGGTTGGAATATGGACGATGTTTGTGTTGTTTCTGGAATTGGATGTTCTGGAAGATTTTCTTCATACATAAATTGTAATACTGTTCATACAACTCATGGAAGAACATTAGCTTATGCAACAGGAATAAAATTAGCAAATCCTGATAAAAAAGTAATTGTTGTTGGTGGAGATGGAGATGGACTTGCTATTGGAGGAAATCATACAATTCATGCAAGTAGAAGAAATATAGATTTAACATACATAATTATAAATAACTTTATTTATGGATTAACAAATTCTCAAACAAGTCCAACAACTCCACAAGGAATGTGGACTGTTACTATGAGTAGAGGAAATATTGATCCAACATTTGATGCTTGTAAATTAGTTGAAGCAGCAGGTGCTTCATTTGTAGCAAGAGAAACAATGATTGATCCAAAAAGATTGGAAAGATCACTTGTAAAAGCTTTTGAACATAAAGGTTTTTCATTTGTTGAAGTATTCTCAAATTGTCACATCAATTTAGGAAGAAAAAATAAAATGGCTACTGCTATGGCTAACTTAGAATGGATTGATGAGATTTCTATTTCAAAAACTAAATTTGATATGCTTGATGAGAGTGAAAAAATTGGTAAATTTCCAACTGGAGTATTAAAACATGATGAAAATGCTCTTGAATATTGTGAAGCTTATGAAAAAGTAAAAGAAGCGCATAAAAATAAAACTATGGTTGAGTTATAA
- a CDS encoding phosphoribosylanthranilate isomerase, producing the protein MRIKICGITNLSDAINAINAGADALGFVFYKKSPRYIEPLKAKEIVEEIAPFVQTVGLFVNESLEFINETCKNSKMQLAQIIDDENTLDYSKLTVKYIKVLRVKEKKDLQNLENQYYLIDAFVDAFGGAGKRVALEFFKDLDCSKFILAGGLDAQNLKELNGFGFYGVDVSSAVEIEKGKKDKQKMIDFVKEANEIS; encoded by the coding sequence ATGAGAATAAAAATTTGTGGAATTACAAATCTAAGTGATGCAATAAATGCAATAAATGCTGGTGCAGATGCATTAGGATTTGTATTTTATAAAAAATCTCCAAGATATATAGAACCTTTAAAAGCAAAAGAAATAGTAGAAGAAATTGCTCCATTTGTACAAACAGTTGGTCTTTTTGTAAATGAAAGCCTTGAATTTATAAATGAAACTTGTAAAAACTCTAAAATGCAGTTAGCTCAAATAATAGATGATGAAAATACTTTAGATTATTCAAAACTAACAGTAAAATATATAAAAGTTTTAAGAGTAAAAGAGAAAAAAGATTTACAAAATTTAGAAAATCAATACTATTTAATTGATGCTTTTGTTGATGCTTTTGGAGGAGCAGGAAAAAGAGTTGCTTTAGAATTTTTCAAAGACTTAGATTGTTCTAAATTTATTCTTGCTGGTGGATTAGATGCTCAAAATTTAAAAGAACTTAATGGTTTTGGTTTTTATGGCGTAGATGTAAGTAGTGCAGTAGAGATTGAAAAAGGAAAAAAAGATAAACAAAAAATGATTGATTTTGTAAAAGAAGCAAATGAAATCTCTTAA
- a CDS encoding 2-oxoacid:acceptor oxidoreductase family protein has product MSANRTLMRFTGVGGQGVLLAGAIFAAAKINNGGYGLKTATYTSQVRGGPTVVDITLQDEEILYPYANDGEIDFMLSVAQISYDQFKKGVKDGATIVIEPNLVKPSEEDKKRWNIVEIPIITIAKDEVGNVITQSVLALSIANYFTGETIPNEVLRQTMLSKVPEKLHETNNKAFDLGLKYAKEADEAKKKSA; this is encoded by the coding sequence ATGTCAGCAAATAGAACTTTAATGAGATTTACTGGTGTTGGTGGACAAGGTGTACTTCTTGCAGGAGCAATTTTTGCAGCTGCAAAAATAAACAATGGTGGATATGGTTTGAAAACAGCAACTTATACATCTCAAGTAAGAGGTGGACCAACAGTTGTTGATATTACTTTACAAGATGAAGAGATTTTATATCCTTATGCAAATGATGGTGAAATAGATTTTATGTTATCTGTTGCTCAAATTTCTTATGATCAATTTAAAAAAGGTGTAAAAGATGGAGCAACAATTGTAATTGAACCAAATTTAGTTAAACCTTCAGAAGAAGATAAAAAAAGATGGAATATCGTTGAAATTCCAATCATTACTATTGCAAAAGATGAAGTTGGAAATGTAATTACTCAGTCAGTTTTAGCTTTATCAATAGCAAACTATTTTACAGGTGAAACAATTCCAAATGAAGTTTTAAGACAAACAATGCTTTCAAAAGTTCCAGAAAAATTGCATGAAACAAATAACAAAGCTTTTGATTTGGGTTTAAAATACGCTAAAGAAGCTGATGAAGCAAAGAAAAAATCTGCATAA
- a CDS encoding tRNA1(Val) (adenine(37)-N6)-methyltransferase, whose translation MVLYQPANGYCYNSDTHFLFNFICENLKKYKNIKGEFLDIGSGSGILGLLVAKEYEKLNLNQCEIQTQFQFFSSKNAQTNKINATLYKGSYKDFDFDKKFDICISNPPFYHCDVIKSENESLKIARYNDSLPLDIFIEKTSKILKNDGKFFFCYDCKQLGEILLLLNKHKFNLEALQFVHPKISKDATLVLVYAKKDSKSLTKIFNPLIVFDEDNLFTKNVENIYKKSSTYSIKVDFE comes from the coding sequence TTGGTTTTATATCAACCTGCAAATGGATATTGTTATAATAGCGACACACACTTTTTATTTAATTTTATTTGTGAAAATTTAAAAAAATATAAAAATATAAAAGGTGAATTCTTAGATATTGGAAGTGGCAGCGGGATTTTAGGTTTATTAGTTGCAAAAGAGTATGAAAAACTAAATTTAAATCAATGTGAAATTCAAACTCAATTTCAGTTTTTTTCATCAAAAAATGCACAAACAAATAAAATAAATGCAACTTTGTATAAAGGTTCTTATAAAGATTTTGATTTTGATAAAAAATTTGATATTTGCATATCAAATCCACCTTTTTATCATTGTGATGTAATAAAAAGTGAAAATGAATCTTTAAAAATAGCAAGGTATAATGATTCTTTACCTCTAGATATTTTTATTGAAAAAACTTCTAAGATTTTAAAAAATGACGGAAAGTTTTTTTTCTGCTATGATTGCAAACAATTAGGCGAAATTTTACTTTTATTAAATAAACATAAGTTTAATCTTGAAGCTTTACAATTTGTTCATCCAAAAATATCTAAAGATGCAACTTTAGTTTTAGTATATGCGAAAAAAGATTCAAAATCTTTAACAAAAATATTTAATCCTTTGATTGTTTTTGATGAAGATAATTTATTTACAAAAAATGTTGAAAATATTTACAAAAAATCTTCAACATATAGTATAAAGGTTGATTTTGAGTGA
- a CDS encoding 4Fe-4S dicluster domain-containing protein, translated as MSNIEAPANTPVWVDENRCKACDKCVSVCPAGVLAMRQEVHSTLGSMITVVHPESCIGCSDCELACPDFAIFVADRKEFKFAKLSEDAKIRREKIIENKYRILDEDK; from the coding sequence ATGTCTAATATAGAAGCTCCCGCTAATACTCCTGTTTGGGTTGATGAAAATAGATGTAAAGCATGTGATAAATGTGTTTCTGTTTGCCCAGCTGGAGTTTTAGCTATGAGACAAGAAGTTCACTCTACTTTAGGTTCAATGATAACTGTTGTTCATCCTGAATCATGTATTGGTTGTAGTGACTGTGAATTAGCTTGTCCAGATTTTGCTATTTTTGTTGCCGATAGAAAAGAATTTAAATTTGCTAAGTTATCAGAAGACGCAAAAATAAGAAGAGAAAAAATAATTGAAAATAAATATAGAATATTAGATGAAGATAAGTAA
- a CDS encoding 2-oxoglutarate synthase subunit alpha, which produces MARELITTGNELAAKAAIDSKCEFFGGYPITPSSEIMHVLSSALPARGGVSIQMEDEISGICAALGAAMSGKRALTASSGPGISLKAENLGVGYISEVPLVVINVMRGGPSTGLPTRVSQGDVLQARNPTHGDVKSITLVPGNLKECYTEVVRAFDLADRFMQPVFVLLDETIGHMSGKAVIPDLEEVEKNRVYRRRFDGDKKDYKPYGVGEDEPAILNPMFEGYRYHFTGLHHGPTGHPTEDAVVCDALMKRLFKKVDAHLDEIELNEEYMLDDADIMIIAYGSVSLGVTEAINRLRKEGIKVGMFRPKTIWPSPAKRIKELMNKFKKVLVAELNMGQFAQEVQRVSGRDDFDTLFKANGRPLSPLEIIEKVKGM; this is translated from the coding sequence ATGGCAAGAGAATTAATTACAACAGGAAATGAACTTGCAGCAAAAGCTGCAATAGATTCAAAATGTGAGTTTTTTGGGGGTTATCCAATTACTCCATCAAGTGAAATAATGCATGTTTTATCTTCAGCACTTCCTGCTCGTGGAGGAGTTTCAATTCAAATGGAAGATGAAATTTCTGGAATTTGTGCAGCATTAGGTGCTGCAATGTCAGGAAAAAGAGCATTAACTGCATCAAGTGGACCTGGAATTTCACTAAAAGCTGAAAATTTAGGAGTAGGGTATATCTCTGAAGTTCCTTTAGTTGTTATAAATGTTATGAGAGGAGGTCCTTCAACTGGACTTCCTACTAGAGTTTCTCAAGGAGATGTTTTACAAGCAAGAAATCCAACTCATGGTGATGTAAAATCTATTACTTTAGTTCCTGGAAACTTAAAAGAGTGCTATACAGAAGTTGTAAGAGCATTTGATTTAGCAGATAGATTTATGCAACCAGTTTTTGTTTTATTGGATGAAACAATAGGACATATGAGTGGAAAAGCAGTAATTCCTGATTTGGAAGAAGTTGAAAAAAATAGAGTTTATAGAAGAAGATTTGATGGAGATAAAAAGGATTATAAACCTTATGGTGTTGGTGAAGATGAACCTGCAATTTTAAATCCAATGTTTGAAGGTTATAGATATCACTTTACTGGTCTTCATCATGGACCAACAGGACATCCAACTGAAGATGCAGTAGTTTGTGATGCTTTAATGAAACGATTATTTAAAAAAGTTGATGCACATTTAGATGAAATAGAATTAAATGAAGAGTATATGTTAGATGATGCAGATATTATGATTATTGCTTATGGTTCTGTTTCTCTTGGTGTTACTGAAGCTATTAATAGATTAAGAAAAGAGGGAATTAAAGTTGGTATGTTTAGACCAAAAACAATTTGGCCAAGCCCAGCTAAAAGAATAAAAGAGTTGATGAATAAATTTAAAAAAGTTTTAGTAGCAGAGTTAAATATGGGACAATTTGCACAAGAGGTACAAAGAGTATCTGGAAGAGATGACTTTGATACTTTATTTAAAGCAAATGGTAGACCATTATCTCCACTAGAAATTATTGAAAAAGTGAAAGGAATGTAA
- a CDS encoding YkgJ family cysteine cluster protein yields MSDLIKKDGYNFAFSPSGCNSCNGNCCIGESGYIWINPKEIETLALLLNISSENLKNRFLNKIGYKYSIKEIKLASNNFACCFFNLEKRQCSIYEARPMQCRTFPFWEYFKENEQEVYKECPAIKKL; encoded by the coding sequence TTGAGTGATTTAATAAAAAAAGATGGATATAATTTTGCGTTTTCGCCAAGTGGTTGTAATAGTTGTAATGGAAACTGCTGTATTGGAGAAAGTGGCTACATTTGGATTAACCCAAAAGAGATAGAAACATTAGCTTTGCTTTTAAATATCTCAAGTGAAAATTTAAAAAATAGATTTTTAAATAAAATTGGATATAAATATAGTATAAAAGAGATAAAATTAGCTTCTAATAACTTTGCATGTTGTTTTTTTAATTTAGAAAAAAGACAGTGTTCAATTTATGAAGCAAGACCTATGCAATGTAGGACTTTCCCTTTTTGGGAATATTTTAAAGAAAATGAACAAGAGGTATACAAAGAGTGCCCAGCTATAAAAAAATTATAA